TTATACCAGCCATGAACTCAAGATTGGTGGATGATCATGGTAATTAAATCATAATTTACTCCTGCTTGAATACATGCTGAATATGAACAACACTATAGAGCAAGGTTACCCAACTGGCAGCCTGTGGGCCAAATTTGTCCCTCGGGTGGTTTTATTTTGGCTCCGGAGTTTTCtgagtaaaaaatgtaatatgtatatatattttgaattgttgttttttaattttcattgttggacataaaatactTTAAAACCACCAGGGAATCAGCtctaagtgattttaattttgaaaaTCGGTTCCCAAGTATAatagagagacatactgtatgtgattgtatacaaataataataataaataataactgGTTGGATTTGTACCGTGCTTTTCTACCAAATTAGGTCATCAAAGCACTTTACATAGTAGggggaaactcacctcatccaccatCAATGTGTAGCACCAACCTCAGTGATGCACGGCAACCATTTCTTGTGCCAGAACACTCACCACTCATCAGCTAtcagggggagaggtgaggagtgatgTATGGAAATTAGGAAtgagggggatgattaggtggccatgaagGAATGTGGCCAGGTTGGGAATTGACCATGACTGGGGTGAACACCCCTACTCTttcaataagtgccatgggattttgaatgaccacagagagtcaggacacccgttttaacgtcccatccgaaagacggcaccctacgcagggcaatgtccccaaatgtaatcaaggtttgaaattattatgttttagtcaaatattatatatgtttaggcttcttgcggtcaatttgaaGTCTACAAATATGTGTTTTATAatgttccggccccccgaccatccgctcaagaaaacattgtcccgcggctgaatctagttgatgatccctgctataGAGCAATAAAAATCACATGCATCATATTGTAAAGGAATCAGAAACACTTTGACAGATATACGTATAATAATTGACAAAGAAAGATCAAATCCAATATCTTCTAACTAAAGTCATCATTCAACCCTTCAGCATTGCTGATGGGGGAACATATGTTATTATGTATTGCAGATGGATTGCACTACAGTGAGTCTACGTGTAGAATGAGACCTCAAAGCAAAATGTTAGATTGTTCTGTTATAATTCTCAGGGATTCACAGTGATTGTACTGGGATCTAATTTCACACatgacatctctctctgctgtctgtcttctgtctgtctgtgtagttagTTAGCAGCATGTTAATAACATTAAGCGTCTGTTCGCCTCAGGCGAGACCACCAACAGAgatagagaaaatagagagatatTTTGTTTTTTAGAATACCTCAGAGGGAATTCTCATTTAATGTCCTCaacatgtccctccctcccttccctccaatATGAGATGTAGATATGTAATATACTTTGAAAACAACCTCCACAGCAAATACAGGAGTCTGTGGCTAGTGTCATTATGAAGGGGGCTGTAGAGGGCATGTGTGCTGGGGGCTTGCTGGATGGATGGATCACCTCAGGgcatgtggtagtagtagtgatgagaGCGTTTAGCACTGTTCCCTGTAGTCTACTACTGATTAGACCTAACATCTCCCTAATAACCTTAACTAGAACAACGCCCCAGGACACTGCACTCCTCCACTGGGATGGAGAGGGGTATGAGCTGAGAGCTActaatcctcctctcctctgtcttctcaAAGTCACCCCactatcctctgtctcctctcatctgttatcctctcctctcctccttctgtaCTTGGTCCCATCCTCTCATTTTGAGCCAtaactccccctctcttcctctcctattctcctcttctctactccctccttttCCATTTTACCAAATGGAGGGAACTCAGAATTTTCATTGAATTGAGTTGGTTACGGTTCAATTGAGCAGACTGCAATGTTTCTCACAGCAGCATTAATATGAAGAGAAACCATCCTTTGAATTTATTCTTTAATATAGCAGGTCCCTGACCTCAGTGGTAACATTATCCAGTGAGATGAGGATGAAATGAGAACACAATAATTGATGGCGGTGTAAAGCCGTAGGGAGTTATTTTATGTCTATCTAGCCTATGTGGTTGTTTTTATGGATGTAGTACTTTACATTTTCATAGCTTcttaaaaaaaatacacacacacacgagagcacacagagggacacacacacacagacataacaaTCCCGAGCATTTGCTATATTTTCATGTGCATAGAAAATACCTCCAACCATTTTTTTAATGGGGGCATAATCCAATATGCAAAAATAAAAATCATAAATGCTAATGTAAATGGCCTGTGCTTGAGCTACTATTTATTGCTTTCTAGTGACTGGTCTGGTGTCTTGAGGTTAAACGCCCCCATCCTGTCATTTCACAGGTGTCACCAACTGTTAGCCTGGATGCCACTTGTCTTGCTCAACTAAAAATGTCATCTGTCTCATCTCAACTTTTTAAGTCACTTCAATAAAACGATTTTGAGGTACATTGATCTAATATTTTGTCATTTAGAAAAAAgttatgtatatataatattatgAAGTTAGATCTATAAACGTGTTTATATATACCAGTTGGGGAGCCTAAAGATACATAATCCACTTGGTTAGAGAGAAGAATTGTAATCAGTTTTTAATAAAGTAGTACAATTTAAAGTGAATATGTTTGGGTTTCTATTTTTATTAAAGaacaaaataaatattatttcCCTTCAAAGAGTGTTTGTCTAAGGATAGCCAGTATGCACATATCTAAATCTTACCAAACTTTTCCATAGAGGGCGTTTTTCTCAAAGTTACCGTCCTCGTTTTCTACTCACTCTGCAATTTCTGAGCAGAGTTGATAAAATAATCACTGATAACTTTAATAAAAAATCTAACCCAGTTCACTGTGCGGGTTGATATGGTTGATATGGTAAAAGAGCTCCGTTTGCGTTGGAGCAGTAGCGCTCTCTATGGGAGACAAGGGGAACTGTGAGAGTCCCGTGGTGACGTCAGAGAGTCGGCGGTGAGTCTGGGATGTCATGTGAAAGGCTGGAACAGTTCGACCAGGAAGTCTCAGCTTGTTGCTAGAGCTACAGTTTAGCTGCCCACGGCCTGGAAGCACATACATTGTATTTAGGCCTAGTATTTGGTTTTAATTTGTGCGCCATGGCTTCTCTATTCAAGAAGAAGACAGTCGACGGTAAGTTTGTTTTCCACTGCTAGTAGGCTTGTAGCAAAGTTGTTTGAATTGGTGTGACCCAGACTCTGCCACTAACGAACATAGACTTGCCTACTGAACGAGCCAGTTGAACTGTTTTACCAGTTCACCTGACACCAGTTTAAAAAGTGAAGATGCATGTTTGTTACAAAATCAACAATGACATTGGTCAACGTGGAATCCCCTCAAGTTAGATTGTGTCACAGTCTGAAACTAGACAATATAACGTTACTATTCCACTTGTCTGTGTAACGTTATCAGTGAAAGTTCCTTGTGAAGTTgctaaatgcaaaaaaaaaaaaaaaaaaaaactggtcaCAATTTGACCATCGTGTGAACAGTGTAGTTGTATTAGGCTAAATTAGTACATTGTTACATTGATTTGATGATGCTGCCTAGTATGTTTAATGGTTACTTTGTAATTTACCTGCTGACTGGAACAGATTAATTCCATGATTAGCAGCCTCTAGCAGTGTAGGACCTGTAAGAAAGCTTTGTTCACACGAGAGAAACATGTGATCCAGAGACCCTGTTACTTCACTCTGTTCAGTTAAAGACAGATGGATATAAGTAAGGTTTATCACACTGTCTGCGCGATCCATTCCCGCTACTCTCTAAAAAtcaatacagttacatatcgggaaATAATTTTTGCtgtatcgttttgacaatatcgcaatattattttttgcGCTAGCTGGCTGTACCTGCTGCACCAACACTCCAATTGTTCTCAATCTTAATAATTTGGGCACtaaagtatcgtgataatatcataTGGTGcagtccctggcaattcccaacaCTAGTAATGATCATGTCAAGATTTCAATTAGGCTATGTTTGACTGTAAAACACTTCTCAGTTTTCCTGTCTCATAGTAGTCAAACATGACGCAAGGGGAAACCaaaagtcaacagtgaagtgtgtgtgtgtgtgagtgagttcaAACTGCCTGTAAAGATAACACAGCACGTGCCATGCAGCATTTTGCTGCTGCTGATACTTTGAAAATGTAGCAATATGTTAAAAGAAGAACCTCAAATATTGATTTTCAGGTGTCTCTTGATAAAGAAAAGTTAAGAAGAGGAAGAAATTTCTCCATCTTATTGTGTATTTCCTTGAGCCATTGAAATGTTGGGCCTTATCAGTCAAAATGTCTTGGTCTTACAGGGTCAGAATGCAACAGAACTATTCAGACTATTCAGAATACATCAATACATTACTTCTGAATCACTAATAACTTTATTAAACAaaaacatattgtacgtttttaTATAATCAATTTCAAGTTTCTACCTAATTCAATATTAATAAGTTATATTTCATGACCATGGTCTCATTGATGGAGAATCAATTTTCACTTACTGTGATTGTACTGTACGTTTACTCAAGGCCAGATCGTTGATAGGATATCTCAGcgtctctgccccttctctcattctttctctctcctctctctgggcgTGGGGTGCCAAGGTTGCCCGGTGTCGAGAAGCGCTGGTATCCCATGGTAGGGCGTGCGGGTGTGATGGCGGGCAGAGAATAGCTGGTGGAGTTTTGTAGACAATACCCCACCCTCTTGTAGACGTTGTCGATACGTCACCCTGCACGTAGATACTACGCTTCACTCTCACAAGtggtccagctctctctctctctggagttgTTGGGGTGATGAGGGCACCATAGGTACCTATAGCAAGGATTCTCACTTTCaggtcattttttaaatgttttatttttacattatGGTCATTTTTTTGAGAGTTTGAGAGCCTGTTATTCTGCGACATTTATCTGTAAAAACTTTACTGcagtatttttttgggggggggagaaaaaaaatatatttttctttcaCTTTCCTCATGTATTTTCTTCTAAAAGTTTGAGGTGCTTTACAATAACACAACTTCACTGCTGTATGCTTCAGTTTTGGACTTCCACTGCAGGAATTACCTGAATATTAAACAAATACTTTCCTgttattgtttttaaatgttttatttataccTTTTTTATAGTTTTGTGGAAAAACCTTATTTTGAGGAAAGAAAGATTAATTTTCTGTTGAATATTTTGCGTTTTGATCCAGGCTCAATTTAGATGTTGTGTTAGAGGTTGTTGGTAGCGCTTCTGGTACCTATTCCACTGTAGAGAGAATCTCTGGGAATCCTCGTGTCCTTTACCCAAATACGGGAGCTGGGATGGCCGGGACACattcacagctgtgtgtgtgtcagagagagaatgtgtgaggcGGTGTGGATGAAATGGCTAGAACAGTGTACCCTTGCCTACAGACatgcctggtctctctctgggactgcTCTCCAAACTCATACTCCACAGCCTTATATTAGGAACTGCTGCTGTGTGACCATCTCTCCGTGAATGCCTTCACTTATTCAGTTCACCTCATGCTTGTGCCTATATTGTTCCCATTGATGCTACACTTCAAGGGTTTTATCCTGCCTTAAAACATTGATTCAAATGATTATTATTTTTGCTACATTATTGCTGTTGTACATATGAAGGCAGGAGCCTGGTGTATTGTTATTGGAAACCCTTGAAACAAGACTCCACATAGTTTACCCTGCCAATATTTCTAAAAGTAATATGTTATTAAGGAATTATCCATTTAATAAAGAACCCAGTTTTATTGTGTACAGTTGAGTCTGGTATTTGGAGCATAGCGTGTGTCGGACTGTGTTACACACGTCATGTCAGGGTAATGGGTAGTGTGTGAGGCAGGAATGGTTTAGAGTCCAGGCTCAGCCCTGTGAATGAGGAATTTCCAGAGCTTTGTCCCTGTCTATCTACCCATGTGAACAGAATGGTACTCTGCTTCTATAGCTTTACAGAAAGCCCAATGTccagcatgtctgtctgtctacaaaaaaaactgtttgaTTCAATAACTGTATGTTCGTAGGGTAAATGTttttctaatttctctctctctctctctctctcagacattaTAAAGGAACAGACTAAGGAGCTTCGTGGTACTCAGAGACAGATCACTAGAGACAGAGCTGCTCTGGAGAAACAAGAGAAACAAATGGTGAGACCCCCTCACCCTGTGAAGTGCTGTAGGACGGCAGCAGGTTTTAGTTTCTCAGTAGAACCTTTTCTGCTGATTTCATCAAATGTGTGTAAATGACTCAAGGCGAATCCTGCTCCATCCTACCTACCTCCACTCACATCCCTTTCCTGATCTGTCTGTTAGGCCTACAAGCTGCTTAGCTAACCACTGGGATAGAAAAGACAACTTTGGACAGGTAGAATAGCTACAGGGGAAAGAGGAAGtagaacacgtgtgtgtgtgtgtgtgtactggcaTGGATACAGGGATAGCCCATGATTTGAATTTATAGCCACTTTATTCCATAGAACAACTTGGTTCATTATTCAGATGAAAAAGAGCATGTTTTGTCACATCTGTCTAGCTGAATTATTGCCCTGGTCCAGTGAGCATTAGATCAGTCTGTCTCTATGTACATTGTTATTTGATAGCATCATTCATCTGTCAGTTTTACCaaatcctctcccctctctctcaaattcagattgctttattggcatgaaatacagtttgtacatattgccaaagcagtATATTGGTACAGCATTTCAGTAAATATAGTGCAATGAGGATAATGAAACACAGTTAATTTCAGTATTAATaatagtacatactgtatgtgacccaccacctggattcggtccaATGTAGCAAAaattgaaatggtgtttttttacGTTGGATAAaggtagagactcagagctagaaaattgaATATCATAacctgcagttgaggaacaatggtaaagtcattctgctttgaatgTTGACAAACCtctaaccccacttttgagaaaaatgACCCATATAAGTTTTTGTACACCAACTTGaaagcccttctttgtctacactaTTCAGCATAGTCTAACCCTCTTATGCCTTAGCCCCACCCCTCTCTTTAacgattcacatgtgaggccatgtgctgaACATAGTGAACAAGCTAGTAGTAAACAAAGAttaaaagtggtgaaagtagtagcagAAAGTATTAGTCAAAatacactttatctagtccttgggTTGTATCATCATCTgattttggtgcaggtcatgctgttcttcacattaccgtctctgtcATACTATATCAGATTAAATGTAAGctttatttatcacatgcacaAGATACAtaaggtgtaaatggtacagtgaaatggtgacttgcatagtggagtcttgtGTTCAGAAATGTAGCAGGCTAGCTAAagaatgaaccataatcccaactcaaaATGCCATGCACCATGCATGAATCTGTAGGTAGCTAATGCTAACCaattaggttcaatgttagctagctagcattaggctataactagcaatgtaaatggatttctgagatacaaacaatattactacacagatgatacatgtaatgttagcgagcgagccagccagctaacgttacctagctaacagtacgctttaacttgcaatgacaACAgatttctgacaaaattagaaacgtataatatctgaacatggagctagactcttacctgtatatatggatgaacgcttctccctctgtcaTGGATACCATGgtttcccttagtttgaagatgtaatctggacacaggtgttttatacaacatcCTTATGTGTTCTCTTTTGGACTCTCTGCATTTGGTAATCATATCTCTGCTTCCactgggcattccactgatttcaaaactcgctCAACTTCTTCCGAGACGACACTGTTGAGCGCTGTTtcttctgatgacagtgatgggGGAAGAATCTACAACGTCTGGTTCAATTAACatgtttttacctaaatcagggatttcctcatcgtctgattcattttcagagtctGAGAGATTCAGCATGGCAcgatcgtcctccagaaagtacTCCATCACTACTTTTTCCCGCAGATTTTTGTCGATAGCTCTATTAACCTCATTGCACCAATGCAACACTGTCAAAATACGCCGTGGTAGAAAGGGttgtctacacatactgagcagctcatgttatagacagaagcattctacatggcagaccaatccgaacttatctcccggcatgtccagcccacccattatctcagccattcatggctagcgggaagtttCCTgtatttttccatggctaaaccaactaggctcataatttaacacatttatttgtatttacagatggcatacacgttttTTTTATTAAGGTACATGaatgttcacatgttccagaagtcATTTCTGCCCAACAACGCATTTTAATTAAAAGAAAAAACGTTAAAATGACACTCCTATGAAGTCGTCACGTGTGACATATGCCTAGGTCACATGATCATGTCTACAGGTACAACACTACTGCTGTTGTATAGTGTAATCTTTGGTTGatacatttaattaaataaaataagATTATTAAAAAGAATGGCTAATAAATAACTAAATATACATGGATGATGGTTACACTATGTATTACTTGTAAGTTATATACTATGTAAATACTTCAAGGAATTAATGGTCATGAGATGTTCCTCGGGCTTTTGCAATCAGAATTCTGTATGTGGGTTTTTTGCACATTGCTTATAATCGTAATTACAGGTGAGCCCCAAACCTGGCTTCCATATAGTGCAATTGGTAAAATTACACTATTGAATATTTTGTACCAGATTTTAATAggaatatttttttctttttagatgttttttttttttttttttttttttttggggggatgcTTTGCAGGCTTTTTCTTTCGTGCATTCACTCCGAGACCAAATCCAACAGAGGGGCTGATTTGAATTAAAAACTAATTGTCCCAGGTAGTTGTACCATTGGTCATGTTCAACCATGGAATTTCCTAATCAACCATGGTATTTCCTAATTTCCTAATATAATATCAGTAATAAGCTCACATCAGCACCACTTGTCATCCCGTCCTAAATCACTGTTACATCTTTAAATGTAATTTTGCTTTATGGCAGATAGCAGCCTCATTATTAAGATGTTCTGTATTCTGATCATTAATATGTTTAGCAGGCAGAGACTGACTGCACCTGTTTGTGCGTCTGAGGGGTAATGTAATGGTCCTGTAATGGAAATCTGCCTACTCAGCTGTTTAGCAGAGCGCTCTACCTGAGGAGGAGACTGGCTCTGCTGAATAATCATCTCCTTCACTCAGCTCTTCTCCACTTTACATAGCACTGATCAgcctaatgatagtttaaccctCACTACACTCTGACagagggaaggggtggagggatgggagtATTATTCCTGTAAAAAATGTCAACAATGATAATTAATCAATAATTGTTTTGAGGACTGGCTCTTCAGAATAATCCGAGACACACAGGGCTGCAGCTGTATCGTTTCCCAGGGGCCATGGCTTTACAGCCTTGCAGTGTGTGTTCCCTCGGGGCAATAGGCTGTTTTACCAAAGCTAAGAGGGGCTGCTAGCTCTCAGGTGTTTAGACCATAGCCAAATCACAGTATTTACACTGTGTACAATCTAATAATGCTCCCTGGGGAAACTGATGTGTactgtcgtggccaaaagttttgaaagttttacaaatatacattttcacaaagtctgctgcctcagtttgtatgatggtaatttgcatatactccagaatgttatgaagactgatcagatgaattgcaattaattgcaaagtccctctttgccatgcaagtgaactgaatccccccaaaacattttcactgcatttcagccctgccacaaaaggaccagctgacatcatgtgagtgattctctcattaacacaggtgtgagtgttgatgaggacaaggctggaaagcactctgtcatgctgattgagttcgaataacagactggaatattcaaaaggagggtggtgcttggaatcgttgttcttcctctgtcacccatggttacctgcaaggaaacacgtgccgtcatcattgctttgcacaaaaagggcttcacaggcaaggatattgctgccagtaagattgcacctaaatcaaccattgatcggatcatcaagaacttcaaggagagctgatcagttgttgtgaagaaggcttcagggcgcccaagaaagtccagcaagcgccaggaccgtctcctaaagttgattcagctgcgggatcggggcaccaccattacagagcttgctcaggaatggcagcaggcatgTGTTAGTGcatttttggaggatggcctggtgtcaagaagggcagcaaagaagccacttctctccaggaaaaacatcagggacagactgatattctgcaaaaggtacagggattggactgctgaggactggggtaaagtaattttctctgatgaatcccctttccgattgtttggagcatatggaaaaaagcttgtccggagaagacaaggtgagcgctaccatcagtcctgtgtcatgccaacagtaaagcatcctgagaccattcgtGTGTGGggtgcttctcagccaagggagtgggctcactcacatttttgcctaagaacacagccatgaataaagaatggtaccaacacatcctccgagagcaacttctcccaaccatccaggaacagtttggtgacgaacaatgcctttttcagcatgatggagcaccttgccataagtggctcgggaacaaaacatagatattttgggtccatggtcaggaaactccccagatcttaatcccattgagaacttgtggtcaatcctcaagaggtgggtggacaaacaacccacattctgacaaactcagagcattgattatgcaagaatgggctgccatcagtcaggatgtggcccagaagttaattgacagcatgccagggcggattgcagaggtcttgaaaaagaagggtcaacactgcaaatatggaCTCTTTGCATAAACTTCATGgtattgtcaataaaagcctttgacactcatTAAATGCttttaattatacttcagtattccaaagtaacatctgacaaaaatatctaaagacactgaagcagcaaactttttggaaattaatatttgtgtcattctcaacttttggcctcGACTGTACAGTaccaaaagttaggacacacctactcattcaagggtttgtcttttatttagactattttctacattgtagaatagtgaagacatcaacgctatgaaataacacatggaatcatttaaaaaatttaaTGTACGTCCGTttataacaaattcttatttaaattgatggcctacaccggccaaaccctcccctaacccggacgatgctaggccaattgtgcgccgctctatggtACTCGATTGTGATACTGcttgggatcgaaccagggtctgtagtgactcgtcttgaactgagctgcagtgccttagaccgctgggccactcaggatcgcatgtaggaaccaaaaagtgtttaaaaaaatctaaatatattttaaattcttcaaagtagctaccctttgccttgacgacagctttgcacgttattggcagtctctcaaccagGGTCACttttttttccttcactctgcggtccaactcatcccaaaccatctcaattgggttgaggtcgggtgattgtgggagccaggtcaactgatgcagcactcatcgctctccttcttggtcaaatagcccttacatatccttgacttttaacaaggcacacctgtttattgaaatgcattccaggtgactacctcatgaagctggttgagagaatgcaagtgtgtgcaaatctgtcatcaaggcaaagggtggctactttgaagaatctaaaatctatgcAAAGCCAGTCAGAAGCtgatcctcctcctcctgttccttcCCTCCCCCTGTAGGAGATGGAGATAAAGAAGATGGCTAAGTCTGGGAACCGTGAGGCGTGTAAGATCTTGGCCAAGCAGCTGGTCCAGCTGAGGAAGCAGAAGAACCGGACCTATGCCGTCAGTTCAAAGGTCACCTCCATGTCCACACAGACCAAGGTCATGAATTCTCAGATGAAGATGGCTGGAGCCATGTCCACTACGGCTAAGGTAAAGAGCACCACACACATTCTGACAGGCACGCAGACCATCACATTTTGGATGTTGGGCCTCTAAAAGTCATcagtttttaacatttttttaaatttgtattgttgctccacacacacatacatttatatGTGTCTGTGTAAATGAGGCCCAAAAGCAGACCGACTATCCCAGTTAACATTAAAACAGATTCTCCAAAACAGTTCAAAGGATTCCTCTCcatctctgagtgtgtgtgatgATTAGTCTGTTATATATCCTGTCAGCCCCTCAGGATGGTAATGTTTGTCTGATTGAGTAGAGATTCTCATT
This portion of the Oncorhynchus tshawytscha isolate Ot180627B linkage group LG26, Otsh_v2.0, whole genome shotgun sequence genome encodes:
- the LOC112225508 gene encoding charged multivesicular body protein 2b — translated: MASLFKKKTVDDIIKEQTKELRGTQRQITRDRAALEKQEKQMEMEIKKMAKSGNREACKILAKQLVQLRKQKNRTYAVSSKVTSMSTQTKVMNSQMKMAGAMSTTAKTMQAVNKKMDPQKTLQTMQDFQKENMKMGMTEDMINDTLDEIFVESGDEEESQDIVNQVLDEIGIEISGKMVRAPAAGKSLPTASPKRKTQISDDEIERQLRALGVD